The Coffea arabica cultivar ET-39 chromosome 1e, Coffea Arabica ET-39 HiFi, whole genome shotgun sequence genome has a window encoding:
- the LOC113735099 gene encoding O-methyltransferase 1, chloroplastic-like isoform X3: MEILVSPTPPAPAIANTRGSLSHSAAIRKRNLTPRSKLNHQNDSLYQAAIERASLRFQETLRPDPLFVDPYAGCLVPTNKFIEVDVTPRLPLYCLATKFIDDKLLNALGDDDDLRQVVLFTDGMDTRPYRLNWPRSTLVFDISPQRVFGETTLKLKEVGARIGRSCMFIHIPCESANIEEMMRNRGFKGARPSIWVFQGLPLVNLARFKEILSVISNLATKGSVLLGELPSWLSAVDAGIKSTKTQWMDNLFMSNGLRVNIIGYENVARDFEKELEKGDDNHILFTAEQLRFSDEQLTVTVIGTDGNLE; encoded by the exons ATGGAAATTTTGGTCTCACCCACGCCGCCGGCTCCTGCCATTGCGAATACGAGAGGATCCCTATCTCACTCCGCCGCCATTAGAAAGAGGAATTTGACGCCCAGGTCCAAGCTCAATCACCAAAACGACTCCTTGTACCAAGCTGCAATTGAACGCGCTTCTCTTCGTTTCCAGGAGACTCTTCGGCCAG ATCCTCTGTTTGTCGACCCATATGCTGGTTGCCTTGTTCCTACCAACAAATTTATTGAGGTAGACGTGACACCCCGGCTGCCTCTCTACTGCCTGGCGACCAAATTTATTGATGATAAGCTGCTGAATGCATTGGGTGATGATGACGACCTCAGACAG GTTGTTTTGTTCACCGATGGCATGGATACTCGGCCTTATAGACTCAACTGGCCCAGATCCACCCTCGTATTTGACATATCCCCGCAAAGGGTTTTCGGGGAAACAACGCTGAAGCTTAAAG AGGTTGGGGCCAGGATTGGAAGAAGCTGTATGTTTATCCATATACCATGCGAGTCGGCTAACATAGAAGAGATGATGCGTAACAGAGGATTTAAAGGTGCCAGGCCAAGTATATGGGTTTTCCAG GGACTGCCTCTTGTAAATTTGGCTAGATTTAAAGAGATCCTTTCTGTTATCAGCAATTTAGCCACAAAGGGGAGTGTTTTACTCGGAGAACTACCTTCTTGGTTATCAGCAGTTGATGCTGGTATCAAG TCCACCAAAACACAGTGGATGGATAATCTTTTCATGAGCAATGGTCTCCGGGTAAACATAATTGGATATGAGAACGTTGCCAgagattttgaaaaagaattggAAAAAGGAGATGACAACCATATACTCTTCACTGCTGAGCAACTGCGATTTTCTGATGAACAG TTAACTGTTACCGTAATTGGAACAGATGGAAACTTGGAGTAG
- the LOC113735098 gene encoding gamma-tubulin complex component 4-like, producing the protein MLHELLLALLGYTGDLIVDEREQQDTLRINLSPDAPISEECFTFKLAPDISFIQPSERDAIERIIKLGFYYRELDRFATKSRNLSWIRSSNESPSSRTSELFKGKKEKQSVYRRAIANGIAEVLSVYRSAVLHIEQNLLSDSLPILATVTQGLNKFLVLLPPLYELILEIERDGYCGGRLLNLLHKRCHCGVPELQTCIQRLLWHGHQVMYNQLASWMIYGILHDQYGEFFISRLESRDAENDSPAEVVERLTSMSTNDASLTDWHSGFHISLDMLPEHIPMRVAESILFAGKAVRVLRNPSPAIRFQGAIAYQQMPRGSQRPQLSTSRIFFTKDSSSQNKSTGEELLPQSDADKIETMLQNLKESSEFHKRSFESAIDSIRVIAASHLWQLVVVRADLNGHLRALKDYFLLAKGDFFQSFLEESRQLMHLPPRLSTAEAYLMIPFQLAAVKTIGDDDRYFSRVSLRMPSFGIPVKSSQVDLPKTKAYVDGDSIVQSETSLEVPLDGWDGIALEYSVDWPLQLFFTQEVLSKYRRIFQYLLRLKRTQMELEKSWASAMSQDHSDFAKHRNDSRSCLTSHQRRQHFRPMWRIREHMAFLIRNLQFYIQVDVIESQWNVLQSHIQNSHDFTELVRFHQEYLSALISQSFLDIGSVSRILDGIMKLCLQFCWKIENQESDEITVELEQISEEFNKKSNSLYTILRSTRLAGSQRAPFLRRFLLRLNFNSFFEATARGVLNVVRPRPTLAVLH; encoded by the exons ATGCTGCACGAACTCTTACTGGCTCTACTGGGTTACACCGGAGACCTCATCGTCGACGAAAGAGAGCAGCAAGATACCCTCCGCATTAACTTGTCCCCGGATGCCCCCATTTCAGAGGAATGCTTCACCTTTAAGCTCGCTCCGGATATCTCTTTCATCCAACCCAGTGAAAG GGACGCCATTGAGAGGATCATTAAGCTGGGATTTTACTACAGGGAGCTTGATCGCTTTGCAACTAAGTCTCGTAACTTGAGTTGGATAAGGTCCTCAAATGAGTCTCCCTCTTCAAGAACTTCTGAATTGTTcaaagggaagaaagagaagCAGAGTGTTTACAGAAGGGCCATTGCTAACGGCATTGCTGAGGTTTTGTCAGTTTACAGGTCAGCCGTTCTACATATTGAGCAGAATTTGTTGTCTGATTCTCTACCCATCTTGGCAACAGTTACTCAAGGCCTCAATAAG TTCCTTGTTCTTCTGCCACCTCTTTATGAGCTTATTCTAGAAATTGAACGCGATGGCTACTGTGGAGGGAGGCTTCTTAACCTCCTTCACAAACGATGCCACTGTGGCGTCCCTGAATTGCAGACATGCATTCAGAG GCTGCTTTGGCATGGACATCAGGTTATGTACAATCAACTTGCCTCTTGGATGATTTATGGGATTCTTCATGATCAGTATGGAGAATTTTTTATAAGTAG GCTGGAGAGTAGGGATGCAGAGAATGACTCACCTGCAGAGGTGGTTGAGCGACTGACGTCGATGTCAACTAATGATGCATCTCTGACCGACTGGCACTCAGGCTTCCATATTTCTCTG GATATGCTGCCAGAGCATATCCCGATGCGTGTTGCCGAATCAATTCTTTTTGCTGGGAAAGCTGTAAGGGTTCTACGAAATCCAAGCCCTGCCATTAGATTCCAGGGTGCAATAGCCTATCAGCAGATGCCAAGAGGATCACAAAGACCTCAATTGTCCACTTCTCGAATTTTTTTCACTAAGGATTCATCTTCACAGAACAAGTCCACTGGGGAGGAGTTACTTCCTCAATCTGATGCTGACAAGATTGAAACCATGCTGCAAAATTTAAAG GAGTCATCTGAGTTCCACAAAAGATCATTTGAGAGTGCAATTGACTCAATTAGGGTGATTGCAGCAAGTCATCTTTGGCAG CTTGTTGTTGTACGTGCTGACTTGAATGGCCATTTGAGGGCTCTTAaagattattttcttttagcaAAAGGTGATTTCTTCCAG AGTTTTCTCGAGGAGAGTCGCCAGCTGATGCATTTGCCACCTCGCCTGTCCACTGCAGAAGCTTATCTTATGATTCCATTTCAGCTA GCTGCAGTGAAAACTATTGGAGATGACGACAGATATTTTTCAAGGGTGTCTTTAAG GATGCCTTCATTTGGGATCCCAGTTAAATCCTCCCAAGTAGATCTGCCAAAGACAAAAGCTTATGTTGATGGAGATTCAATTGTGCAATCAGAGACTTCCCTGGAGGTGCCACTTGATGGCTGGGATGGCATTGCTCTTGAATACTCTGTTGACTGGCCCTTGCAATTGTTTTTCACGCAGGAGGTGCTTTCTAA GTATCGCAGAATCTTCCAATATTTGCTTCGACTGAAGAGAACACAGATGGAGTTGGAGAAATCATGGGCCTCTGCTATGTCTCAAGATCATTCTGATTTTGCAAAACATCGCAATGATAGCAGAAGCTGCTTGACATCGCATCAGCGAAGGCAGCACTTTAGACCAATGTGGCGTATTAGAGAACATATGGCATTTCTGATCAGAAATCTTCAATTTTACATCCAG GTGGATGTAATAGAATCTCAGTGGAATGTTTTGCAATCTCACATCCAGAACTCTCATGATTTCACAGAACTTGTCCGCTTCCACCAAGA GTACTTATCTGCGTTAATATCTCAGTCTTTCTTGGACATTGGTTCTGTGTCGAGAATCCTGGATGGGATAATGAAACTTTGCTTGCAATTCTGCTGGAAGATTGAAAACCAAGAGAGTGATGAGATTACAGTTGAACTGGAGCAAATATCAGAG GAATTCAATAAGAAATCAAACTCCTTGTACACTATATTGCGTAGTACCAGACTGGCTGGGAGTCAGCGAGCCCCTTTTCTTAGGCGTTTTCTTTTGCGTCTGAacttcaattcattttttgag GCAACTGCTAGAGGAGTGCTTAATGTTGTGAGACCACGTCCAACACTCGCAGTTTTACATTGA
- the LOC113735099 gene encoding O-methyltransferase 1, chloroplastic-like isoform X1 encodes MEILVSPTPPAPAIANTRGSLSHSAAIRKRNLTPRSKLNHQNDSLYQAAIERASLRFQETLRPDPLFVDPYAGCLVPTNKFIEVDVTPRLPLYCLATKFIDDKLLNALGDDDDLRQVVLFTDGMDTRPYRLNWPRSTLVFDISPQRVFGETTLKLKEVGARIGRSCMFIHIPCESANIEEMMRNRGFKGARPSIWVFQGLPLVNLARFKEILSVISNLATKGSVLLGELPSWLSAVDAGIKSTKTQWMDNLFMSNGLRVNIIGYENVARDFEKELEKGDDNHILFTAEQLRFSDEQMETWSREFQRIEEEADEEGFEEL; translated from the exons ATGGAAATTTTGGTCTCACCCACGCCGCCGGCTCCTGCCATTGCGAATACGAGAGGATCCCTATCTCACTCCGCCGCCATTAGAAAGAGGAATTTGACGCCCAGGTCCAAGCTCAATCACCAAAACGACTCCTTGTACCAAGCTGCAATTGAACGCGCTTCTCTTCGTTTCCAGGAGACTCTTCGGCCAG ATCCTCTGTTTGTCGACCCATATGCTGGTTGCCTTGTTCCTACCAACAAATTTATTGAGGTAGACGTGACACCCCGGCTGCCTCTCTACTGCCTGGCGACCAAATTTATTGATGATAAGCTGCTGAATGCATTGGGTGATGATGACGACCTCAGACAG GTTGTTTTGTTCACCGATGGCATGGATACTCGGCCTTATAGACTCAACTGGCCCAGATCCACCCTCGTATTTGACATATCCCCGCAAAGGGTTTTCGGGGAAACAACGCTGAAGCTTAAAG AGGTTGGGGCCAGGATTGGAAGAAGCTGTATGTTTATCCATATACCATGCGAGTCGGCTAACATAGAAGAGATGATGCGTAACAGAGGATTTAAAGGTGCCAGGCCAAGTATATGGGTTTTCCAG GGACTGCCTCTTGTAAATTTGGCTAGATTTAAAGAGATCCTTTCTGTTATCAGCAATTTAGCCACAAAGGGGAGTGTTTTACTCGGAGAACTACCTTCTTGGTTATCAGCAGTTGATGCTGGTATCAAG TCCACCAAAACACAGTGGATGGATAATCTTTTCATGAGCAATGGTCTCCGGGTAAACATAATTGGATATGAGAACGTTGCCAgagattttgaaaaagaattggAAAAAGGAGATGACAACCATATACTCTTCACTGCTGAGCAACTGCGATTTTCTGATGAACAG ATGGAAACTTGGAGTAGAGAATTCCAGAGGATAGAGGAAGAAGCGGATGAGGAAGGTTTCGAGGAGCTATAA
- the LOC113735099 gene encoding O-methyltransferase 1, chloroplastic-like isoform X2 codes for MEILVSPTPPAPAIANTRGSLSHSAAIRKRNLTPRSKLNHQNDSLYQAAIERASLRFQETLRPDPLFVDPYAGCLVPTNKFIEVDVTPRLPLYCLATKFIDDKLLNALGDDDDLRQVVLFTDGMDTRPYRLNWPRSTLVFDISPQRVFGETTLKLKEVGARIGRSCMFIHIPCESANIEEMMRNRGFKGARPSIWVFQGLPLVNLARFKEILSVISNLATKGSVLLGELPSWLSAVDAGIKWMDNLFMSNGLRVNIIGYENVARDFEKELEKGDDNHILFTAEQLRFSDEQMETWSREFQRIEEEADEEGFEEL; via the exons ATGGAAATTTTGGTCTCACCCACGCCGCCGGCTCCTGCCATTGCGAATACGAGAGGATCCCTATCTCACTCCGCCGCCATTAGAAAGAGGAATTTGACGCCCAGGTCCAAGCTCAATCACCAAAACGACTCCTTGTACCAAGCTGCAATTGAACGCGCTTCTCTTCGTTTCCAGGAGACTCTTCGGCCAG ATCCTCTGTTTGTCGACCCATATGCTGGTTGCCTTGTTCCTACCAACAAATTTATTGAGGTAGACGTGACACCCCGGCTGCCTCTCTACTGCCTGGCGACCAAATTTATTGATGATAAGCTGCTGAATGCATTGGGTGATGATGACGACCTCAGACAG GTTGTTTTGTTCACCGATGGCATGGATACTCGGCCTTATAGACTCAACTGGCCCAGATCCACCCTCGTATTTGACATATCCCCGCAAAGGGTTTTCGGGGAAACAACGCTGAAGCTTAAAG AGGTTGGGGCCAGGATTGGAAGAAGCTGTATGTTTATCCATATACCATGCGAGTCGGCTAACATAGAAGAGATGATGCGTAACAGAGGATTTAAAGGTGCCAGGCCAAGTATATGGGTTTTCCAG GGACTGCCTCTTGTAAATTTGGCTAGATTTAAAGAGATCCTTTCTGTTATCAGCAATTTAGCCACAAAGGGGAGTGTTTTACTCGGAGAACTACCTTCTTGGTTATCAGCAGTTGATGCTGGTATCAAG TGGATGGATAATCTTTTCATGAGCAATGGTCTCCGGGTAAACATAATTGGATATGAGAACGTTGCCAgagattttgaaaaagaattggAAAAAGGAGATGACAACCATATACTCTTCACTGCTGAGCAACTGCGATTTTCTGATGAACAG ATGGAAACTTGGAGTAGAGAATTCCAGAGGATAGAGGAAGAAGCGGATGAGGAAGGTTTCGAGGAGCTATAA
- the LOC113735115 gene encoding uncharacterized protein encodes MAEKKRKTRDENGHKNRGEFKKKKKNGRNSSKQDREARRRTGPRLPNALRKELDLLNSTTQLSDDDAASDSDVAATNDLYEYEEALPEEESKKNKRFDSVDNYEYELPEEFEDEDVASDDGNDEGDEANRDGDELDNEDDGRHSRMLQEITGLPGDAFEGKRKNNDFVISEAYPESEYNPSRDILEGDSRISIEDLLDPLHGKSGFSKLRKDVHRMERKSLSLNAPLPRSDQERLERKAAYELSKKDITKWEPLVKRNREAPTIYFDEETDVGFSTVGSIASEFKPRSVFEKKIASLVNDNDIIEAHRKDGARLLELNKISVEDVRDQQNRLAKMRSLLFRHELKSKRIRKIKSKTYHRLLKKDRLKATAAAMEMDPEAAKELAMKQEFKRAEERLTLKHKNSSKWAKRILQRGLNIQDDGTRAAIAEQLNQHALLTRKMNSMMGSSDESSDGDDSDDILIDSDQEGPSTMLKKAKEKTLEVLEGNEELPKSGVLSLPFMVRGLKKRKEAADEEARLALQDYELSLKQLEDKNEEDSENLHVSSGRRVFGATKRQVQEFKDKNNSDNYYGNSDSDEGLEAIGGDEEDGMDKNNESQTDVNINPDVLREESEIGHDPIFKSFEDIVKEPGPRTTYEVALFASNSSKKKKNVDEKIGVQNEEVSDCHTTRYTEMRDPDMEGENADSDTESEGQMVDGILSSGPKSTYEQPSQEELIRRAFAGDDVEEEFEKDKEVVLNEENPEPEKPTLLPGWGQWTHIQKSKGLPSWMMEEHENAKRKREEALKKRRDAQLNHVIISEKLDKKAEKLHMKTLPFPYTSKEVFEQSMRMPIGPEFNPATAIGALNRPEVVKKAGLIIKPIRFEDVDPHEKVENNRSKRQKQQMSKSKGKSNKNMKSRGP; translated from the exons ATGGcggagaagaagagaaaaacgaGAGACGAGAACGGGCACAAAAATAGGGGAGAattcaagaagaagaagaagaacggTCGCAATAGCTCGAAGCAGGACAGGGAGGCTAGGAGGAGAACGGGTCCTCGTTTGCCCAATGCCCTACGGAAGGAACTTGATCTCTTAAACTCTACTACTCAGCTCTCTGACGACGACGCAGCCAGCGACTCCGATGTGGCCGCAACCAACGACCTTTACGAGTATGAAGAAGCTCTACCGGAGGAGGAATCCAAGAAGAATAAACGATTTGACTCCGTTGATAACTACGAATATGAGCTCCCGGAGGAATTTGAG GATGAAGATGTAGCATCAGATGATGGCAATGATGAAGGAGATGAGGCTAATAGGGACGGTGATGAGCTTGATAATGAAGATGACGGAAGGCATTCTAGGATGCTGCAAGAGATCACTGGATTGCCTGGTGATGCCTTTGAAG GTAAGAGGAAGAATAATGATTTTGTCATATCTGAGGCATATCCAGAGTCTGAATACAATCCCAGTCGTGATATTCTTGAGGGTGACAGCCGCATTAGCATTGAGGACCTTTTGGATCCACTTCATGGGAAGTCTGGCTTCAGTAAACTCAGGAAGGATGTGCATCGAATGGAAAGGAAGTCTTTGTCCCTTAACGCACCTCTTCCAAGATCAGATCAAGAGAGATTGGAAAGAAAGGCAGCTTATGAGCTGTCAAAGAAGGATATTACAAAGTGGGAACCTCTTGTTAAGAGGAACCGAGAAGCACCCACTATATATTTTGATGAAGAAACAGATGTGGGGTTTTCCACTGTTGGATCAATAGCTTCTGAATTTAAACCAAGGAGTGTTTTTGAGAAGAAAATTGCATCATTGGTcaatgataatgatattattgaaGCTCATAGAAAAGACGGTGCTAGACTTTTGGAACTGAATAAG ATATCTGTTGAAGATGTGAGGGATCAACAGAATCGGCTTGCAAAAATGCGTAGTCTTCTTTTCCGTCATGAACTAAAATCAAAACGTATAAGAAAGATAAAGTCTAAAACATATCATCGTCTGTTGAAGAAAGATCGCCTGAAAGCAACTGCTGCTGCAATGGAAATGGACCCAGAAGCTGCTAAAGAACTTGCAATGAAACAAGAGTTCAAGAGAGCAGAG GAACGCTTGACGTTGAAACACAAGAACAGCTCAAAGTGGGCAAAGCGCATTCTCCAGCGTGGTCTGAATATCCAGGATGATGGGACTCGAGCTGCTATAGCTGAACAACTCAATCAACATGCTCTGCTGACAAGAAAAATGAATTCTATGATGGGAAGTAGTGACGAGAGCAGTGATGGGGATGACTCTGATGACATTTTAATTGATTCAGATCAAGAAGGTCCATCAACAATGTTAAagaaagcaaaggaaaagaCACTTGAAGTACTAGAAGGGAATGAAGAGTTGCCTAAGTCAGGAGTTCTTTCTTTGCCTTTCATG GTCCGTggcttgaaaaaaagaaaagaggctgCTGATGAAGAAGCAAGGCTTGCTCTTCAGGATTATGAGCTGTCATTGAAGCAATTGGAAGATAAAAATGAGGAAGATAGTGAAAACCTCCATGTCTCCAGCGGGAGAAGggtttttggtgctactaaaaGGCAGGTTCAAGAATTTAAGGATAAAAACAATTCGGATAATTACTATGGAAACAGTGACAGCGACGAAGGCCTTGAGGCCATTGGAGGTGATGAGGAAGATGGAATGGACAAGAATAATGAGTCTCAGACAGATGTCAATATCAATCCTGATGTATTGCGTGAGGAGTCCGAGATTGGCCATGACCCTATTTTTAAG AGTTTTGAGGACATTGTTAAAGAACCAGGCCCCAGAACTACGTACGAAGTTGCTCTTTTTGCGTCCAATTCATCGAAAAAG AAGAAAAACGTTGATGAGAAAATAGGAGTTCAGAATGAGGAAGTCTCTGATTGCCACACAACCAGGTACACTGAAATGAGGGACCCAGATATGGAG GGAGAGAATGCTGATAGTGATACAGAGAGCGAAGGACAGATGGTGGATGGCATTTTGTCTTCTGGACCTAAGTCCACTTATGAGCAACCATCCCAGGAAGAACTTATACGCCGTGCTTTTGCGGGAGATGATGTTGAAGAGGAATTTGAAAAAGATAAAGAAGTGGTTTTGAATGAGGAAAATCCTGAACCAGAAAAACCGACTCTACTTCCTGGATGGGGTCAGTGGACTCATATACAGAAATCAAAAGGATTACCTTCTTGGATGATGGAAGAACATGAGAATGCTAAAAGGAAAAGGGAGGAAGCCCTTAAGAAGAGGAGAGATGCGCAGCTGAATCATGTTATAATATCTGAGAAGCTGGATAAGAAG GCTGAAAAACTTCATATGAAGACATTGCCCTTTCCTTACACATCCAAAGAAGTTTTCGAACAAAGTATGCGAATGCCTATTGGACCAGAATTTAACCCTGCTACAGCAATTGGAGCTCTTAATCGCCCAGAA GTGGTGAAGAAGGCTGGTCTAATAATAAAGCCAATAAGGTTTGAGGATGTTGATCCCCATGAAAAGGTGGAGAATAATAGAAGCAAAAGACAGAAGCAGCAGATGAGCAAAAGTAAAGGCAAATCCAATAAAAATATGAAGTCAAGGGGACCTTGA
- the LOC113735093 gene encoding blue-light photoreceptor PHR2-like: MDYSSQKNQIPENPGEDQPHLAIAPSSIPPPHLPIATISLSLNAVLPSHFLNPPTKISSLLTPHAAKVKIPSQISSLSHLSLSSALSPPTKTFLKSTISANPLQNPLSLNPRRPSDPSDAAALRRASIVWFRNDLRVHDNECLNSANNESMSVLPVYCFDPRDYGKSSSGFDKTGPFRATFLLESVADLRKTLQAKGSDLVVRIGKPETVLVELAQAVGAEAVYAHREVSHDEVKAEDNIEAVLKEEGVEVKYFWGSTLYHIDDLPFKLTEMPTNYGGFKEKVQGLEVRKTIEALDQVKGLPAKGDVEPGEIPSLVDLGLNPSATLGQNGKPAASASLVGGETEALQRLGRFAAECQAQPNKGNKDGTNDSIYGANFSCKISPWLTMGCLSPRSMFDELKKSVSRTISSASAQKNGGNSPSDTGMNWLMYELLWRDFFRFITKKYSSARQHNAAPVTACTGAAV, translated from the exons ATGGATTACTCTAGCCAAAAGAACCAAATCCCAGAAAACCCCGGAGAAGACCAACCACACCTGGCCATTGCCCCGTCCTCAATCCCACCTCCTCATTTACCCATAGCCAccatctccctctctctcaaCGCCGTCCTCCCCTCCCATTTCCTCAACCCACCTACCAAAATTTCTTCCCTTCTCACCCCTCATGCCGCCAAAGTTAAAATCCCCTCCCAAATCTCCTCACTCTCCCACCTCTCCCTCTCTTCCGCTCTCTCCCCTCCCACTAAAACCTTCCTCAAGTCCACTATCTCCGCCAACCCCCTCCAAAACCCACTCTCTCTCAACCCCCGCCGCCCTTCTGACCCCTCCGACGCCGCCGCCCTCCGCCGTGCTTCAATCGTTTGGTTCCGCAACGACCTTCGGGTACACGACAATGAGTGCCTCAACTCTGCCAACAACGAGTCCATGTCAGTCTTGCCCGTCTACTGTTTCGACCCGAGGGACTACGGGAAATCCTCTTCTGGGTTCGATAAGACTGGCCCGTTTAGGGccactttcttgcttgaatccgTCGCCGACTTGAGAAAAACTCTGCAGGCTAAGGGGTCTGATCTTGTGGTGAGAATTGGGAAGCCAGAGACTGTACTGGTGGAGCTGGCGCAGGCCGTTGGGGCGGAAGCTGTGTATGCCCACAGGGAGGTATCGCATGACGAGGTGAAGGCGGAGGATAATATCGAGGCGGTGTTGAAAGAGGAAGGAGTGGAGGTTAAGTACTTTTGGGGAAGCACATTGTATCATATTGACGATTTGCCCTTTAAATTGACGGAAATGCCGACTAACTACGGCGGGTTTAAGGAGAAAGTGCAGGGACTGGAGGTTAGGAAGACAATAGAGGCCCTGGATCAGGTGAAAGGATTGCCTGCTAAGGGAGACGTGGAGCCTGGGGAGATTCCGTCCTTGGTTGATTTGGGTCTCAACCCAAGTGCTACATTGGGCCAG AATGGAAAGCCAGCAGCAAGTGCCTCTCTTGTCGGAGGGGAGACAGAAGCGTTGCAGAGGCTTGGAAGATTTGCAGCTGAATGCCAAGCGCAACCAAACAAGGGAAACAAGGATGGCACTAATGATAGCATATATGGTGCCAACTTTTCTTGTAAAATATCTCCTTGGCTTACCATGGGTTGCCTTTCTCCCCGTTCCATGTTTGATGAGCTGAAAAAATCTGTATCAAG aaCAATTTCTTCTGCATCTGCTCAGAAAAATGGTGGAAACAGCCCTTCTGACACTGGGATGAACTGGTTGATGTATGAGTTATTGTGGAGAGATTTCTTCAG ATTTATCACCAAAAAATACAGTTCCGCAAGACAGCACAATGCTGCTCCAGTGACAGCTTGTACAGGTGCTGCTGTCTGA